In one window of Bacillota bacterium DNA:
- a CDS encoding biotin/lipoyl-containing protein: MRKFRVVVNGEVFEVEVEEISPPRPAGAAAAPRAGVAAGGAVAAGPVVTPAAAAAPRPGVAPAPVAASRGAPPARPGPGVEREPLVEGEAVRAPLPGVISDVKVAAGQEVKAGEVLLVLEAMKMENEVLAPVAGTVRQVLVDRGTAVNAGDPLVVIARG, from the coding sequence GTGAGGAAATTCCGGGTGGTGGTAAACGGAGAGGTATTCGAGGTGGAGGTCGAGGAAATCTCCCCGCCGCGGCCTGCGGGGGCAGCAGCTGCCCCTCGGGCGGGGGTTGCCGCAGGTGGGGCTGTAGCAGCAGGCCCGGTGGTCACTCCGGCGGCCGCGGCGGCGCCGCGCCCCGGGGTTGCGCCCGCGCCCGTTGCTGCATCCCGCGGTGCACCCCCGGCGAGGCCGGGCCCCGGGGTGGAGCGGGAGCCGCTGGTCGAGGGCGAAGCGGTGCGGGCTCCCCTGCCGGGGGTGATCTCCGACGTCAAGGTGGCCGCCGGTCAGGAAGTGAAGGCGGGGGAGGTTTTGCTCGTGCTGGAGGCCATGAAGATGGAAAATGAAGTCCTGGCTCCGGTGGCCGGGACGGTGCGGCAGGTACTGGTGGACAGGGGCACGGCGGTCAACGCCGGTGATCCCCTGGTGGTGATCGCCCGTGGCTGA
- a CDS encoding carboxyl transferase domain-containing protein has protein sequence MNEQSEVTMGQKLAELASRLEKVQAGGGAERIEKQHRAGKLTARERLDLLFDPGTFVEIDPFVRHRCTEFGMPEVEAPGEGVVTGYGRVDGRIVYAFSQDFTVIGGSLGEMHARKITKAMDMALRAGVPFVGLNDSGGARIQEGVDALNGYGEIFFRNTLSSGVIPQISVIMGPCAGGAVYSPALTDFVFMVQGTSQMFITGPQVIKAVTGEEVSMEELGGAATHSTVSGVAHFFAEDDRQCLHMVRHLLSFLPSNNMEDPPVVLTGDPVEREDPALRDAVPTDPNRGYDVHDVILPLLDGGDFLEVHARYAANIVVGFGRIGGRVVGVVANQPRVLAGCLDINASDKAARFVRFCDAFNIPLLTLVDTPGYLPGTAQEYGGIIRHGAKLLYAYSEATVPKVTVILRKAYGGAYLAMCARALGCDQALAWPTAEIAVMGPEGAANIIFRDEISRAEDPVRFRQEKIREYRDRFANPYVAAARGYVDSVIDPARTREHVARALEALAQKRESRPAKKHGNIPL, from the coding sequence ATGAACGAGCAGTCGGAAGTCACCATGGGACAGAAGCTGGCAGAGCTGGCCTCCAGGCTCGAGAAGGTTCAGGCCGGAGGCGGTGCCGAGCGGATAGAGAAGCAACACCGGGCCGGGAAACTCACCGCTCGGGAAAGGCTTGACCTCCTGTTTGACCCCGGCACCTTTGTGGAAATCGATCCCTTCGTCCGTCACCGGTGCACCGAATTCGGGATGCCGGAAGTGGAAGCCCCCGGCGAGGGGGTGGTGACGGGTTACGGGCGGGTAGACGGCCGCATCGTATACGCGTTCTCTCAGGACTTCACTGTTATCGGTGGTAGCCTGGGGGAGATGCACGCGCGCAAGATCACCAAGGCCATGGACATGGCTCTCCGGGCGGGGGTGCCCTTCGTGGGCCTGAACGACTCGGGAGGGGCGCGCATCCAGGAAGGGGTGGATGCCCTCAACGGGTACGGGGAGATATTCTTCCGCAACACGCTTTCCTCGGGGGTAATCCCCCAGATCTCGGTGATCATGGGCCCCTGCGCGGGCGGGGCCGTGTATTCTCCGGCCCTTACCGACTTCGTTTTCATGGTGCAGGGCACGAGCCAGATGTTCATCACCGGCCCGCAGGTGATAAAGGCGGTCACCGGGGAAGAGGTCAGCATGGAAGAGCTGGGCGGTGCTGCCACCCACAGCACGGTGAGCGGCGTGGCCCACTTTTTCGCCGAAGACGACCGCCAGTGCCTGCACATGGTGCGGCACCTGCTCTCGTTCTTGCCTTCCAACAATATGGAAGACCCCCCGGTCGTGCTGACGGGGGACCCGGTTGAGCGGGAGGATCCCGCCCTGCGGGATGCGGTCCCCACCGACCCAAACCGGGGCTACGACGTGCACGACGTCATCCTGCCCCTGCTGGACGGGGGTGACTTCCTGGAGGTCCACGCCCGTTACGCCGCCAACATCGTGGTCGGTTTTGGACGCATTGGGGGCCGCGTGGTGGGCGTGGTGGCCAACCAGCCCCGCGTACTGGCTGGGTGCCTGGACATCAACGCTTCCGACAAGGCAGCCCGCTTCGTGCGCTTCTGTGACGCCTTCAACATCCCCCTCCTCACCCTGGTGGACACCCCCGGATACCTTCCCGGTACGGCTCAGGAGTACGGGGGCATAATCAGGCACGGAGCGAAGCTCCTCTACGCTTACTCGGAGGCGACCGTCCCCAAGGTCACCGTCATCCTGCGCAAGGCATACGGGGGCGCTTACCTTGCCATGTGTGCGCGGGCCCTGGGGTGCGACCAGGCCCTGGCCTGGCCCACGGCGGAAATCGCGGTGATGGGTCCCGAGGGGGCCGCCAACATAATTTTCCGGGACGAGATCTCCCGGGCCGAAGATCCCGTCCGGTTCCGGCAGGAAAAGATCAGGGAATACCGTGACCGGTTTGCCAATCCCTACGTAGCGGCCGCCCGCGGGTATGTGGATTCGGTAATAGACCCCGCCCGTACCCGTGAGCATGTGGCGCGGGCTCTGGAGGCCCTGGCCCAAAAGCGGGAGTCACGCCCGGCCAAAAAGCATGGCAATATTCCCCTGTAG
- the mce gene encoding methylmalonyl-CoA epimerase — translation MRLHHVGIAVRDLTQALATYRALGLEAGGEEEVPEQGVRLAFLPAGEARLELLQPLREDSPVGKFLESKGEGIHHVCLEVEDIEKALARAREAGIRLVDEKPRQGAHGARVAFLHPRGLHGVLLEFRQPPVGSPGRPSRGPS, via the coding sequence GTGAGGTTGCACCACGTCGGGATAGCGGTGCGGGATCTGACCCAGGCCCTGGCTACATACCGGGCCCTGGGACTGGAAGCGGGAGGGGAGGAAGAAGTCCCCGAGCAGGGGGTTAGGCTGGCCTTCCTTCCGGCCGGCGAAGCCCGCCTGGAACTCCTGCAACCCCTGCGGGAAGACTCCCCCGTGGGCAAGTTCCTGGAGAGCAAGGGAGAGGGCATCCACCACGTATGTCTCGAGGTCGAGGACATCGAAAAGGCCCTGGCGCGGGCGCGGGAAGCGGGCATCCGTCTCGTCGATGAGAAGCCGCGGCAGGGGGCGCATGGTGCTCGGGTGGCTTTCCTGCATCCGCGGGGGCTCCACGGTGTCTTGCTGGAATTCCGGCAGCCTCCCGTCGGCTCCCCGGGAAGGCCTTCCCGGGGGCCGTCCTGA
- a CDS encoding cobalamin B12-binding domain-containing protein: MQERPIRVLIAKPGLDGHDRGAKVVARALRDAGMEVIYTGIRQTPAQIAASALQEDVDVVGLSSLSGAHRTLFPRVVECLREKGLGDVLVIGGGIIPAGDVPALKAAGVAEVFGPGTPTSVVVEYIRRELEKRRKAG, translated from the coding sequence GTGCAGGAGCGACCCATCCGGGTGTTGATAGCCAAGCCGGGGCTCGATGGCCATGATCGGGGGGCCAAAGTGGTGGCGCGGGCCTTGCGGGACGCGGGGATGGAGGTCATCTACACCGGCATCCGCCAGACACCTGCTCAGATCGCGGCCAGCGCCCTGCAGGAAGACGTCGACGTGGTGGGGCTCAGTTCCCTTTCCGGTGCCCATCGCACCCTGTTTCCCCGCGTCGTGGAGTGCCTGCGGGAAAAGGGTTTGGGAGACGTCCTGGTGATCGGGGGTGGCATCATCCCGGCGGGGGACGTGCCTGCCCTGAAGGCGGCGGGGGTGGCGGAGGTGTTCGGTCCCGGGACACCCACCTCCGTTGTGGTAGAATACATCCGCAGAGAACTGGAAAAGAGGAGGAAGGCCGGGTGA
- a CDS encoding methylmalonyl-CoA mutase family protein, producing the protein MAEDQSGEGEKVGFPAPDTDVVAARQQWEEQVLGPVLKRYPERQARFATMSGLALDRVYTPEHTAGLLYLRDLGFPGQYPFTRGVQPTMYRGRHWTMRQYAGYGSAEETNRRFRYLLEQGQTGLSVAFDLPTQVGYDSDHPMAEGEVGRVGVAIDSVEDMDALFAGIPLGRVSTSMTINAPAAVLLAMYQVVGERQGVEPTRLQGTVQNDILKEYVARGTYIFPPGPSLRLVTDVIEYCSRHLPDWNSISISGYHMREAGCTAVQEIAFTLANAICYVESARERGLEVDSFAPRLSFFFNCHIDFLEEVAKFRAARRLWARIMKERFGAKDPRSLMLRFHTQTAGCSLTAQQPENNVVRVALQALAAVLGGTQSLHTNSMDEALALPSEKAVRIALRTQQIIAYESGVASTVDPLGGSYCIESLTTRIEEAAEDYIRRIDDMGGAVKAIEGGFIQKEIHEAAYRYQMEVERRERIVVGVNAFQEEEEPPAGLLEVDPGVAERQRAKLERLRRERDEDACHRALDDLERAARGTANLVPPVLEAVRARCTLGEICDTLRRVFGEYRAPGEI; encoded by the coding sequence ATGGCTGAGGATCAATCTGGTGAGGGCGAGAAGGTGGGCTTCCCTGCCCCGGACACCGATGTGGTAGCAGCACGCCAGCAATGGGAAGAGCAGGTGCTGGGTCCGGTGCTCAAGCGCTACCCAGAGCGTCAGGCCCGGTTCGCTACCATGTCGGGCCTGGCTCTCGATCGAGTCTATACTCCCGAGCACACGGCGGGCCTCCTCTACCTGCGAGATTTGGGCTTCCCCGGACAGTACCCCTTCACCCGCGGGGTGCAGCCCACCATGTACCGGGGTCGCCACTGGACGATGCGCCAGTACGCCGGCTATGGGTCGGCCGAGGAGACCAACCGGCGCTTTCGCTACCTGCTGGAGCAAGGGCAGACGGGCCTCTCGGTAGCCTTCGACCTGCCCACCCAGGTGGGATATGACTCCGATCACCCCATGGCCGAGGGAGAAGTGGGCCGGGTAGGGGTGGCCATCGACTCGGTGGAGGACATGGACGCCCTGTTCGCAGGCATCCCCCTGGGCCGGGTGTCGACCTCCATGACCATCAACGCCCCGGCGGCGGTCCTCCTGGCCATGTACCAGGTGGTGGGGGAGCGACAGGGAGTGGAGCCCACCCGCCTGCAGGGAACGGTCCAGAACGACATCCTAAAGGAGTACGTGGCCCGCGGCACCTACATCTTTCCCCCCGGGCCTTCCCTGCGGCTGGTGACGGACGTCATCGAGTACTGCAGCCGCCACCTCCCGGACTGGAACTCCATTTCCATCTCCGGCTACCACATGCGGGAAGCGGGATGCACGGCCGTGCAGGAGATCGCCTTCACCCTGGCCAACGCCATCTGTTACGTGGAGTCCGCCCGGGAGCGGGGACTGGAAGTGGACTCCTTCGCCCCCCGGCTGTCATTCTTTTTCAACTGCCACATCGATTTCCTGGAGGAGGTGGCCAAGTTCCGGGCGGCGCGCCGCCTGTGGGCCCGCATCATGAAAGAACGCTTCGGGGCGAAGGACCCGCGTTCCCTGATGCTGCGCTTCCACACGCAGACGGCGGGGTGTTCCCTGACCGCGCAGCAACCCGAGAACAACGTGGTGCGGGTGGCGCTGCAGGCCCTGGCCGCCGTACTGGGAGGAACCCAGAGCCTGCACACCAACTCCATGGACGAGGCGCTGGCCCTGCCCTCCGAGAAAGCGGTGCGCATTGCCCTGCGCACCCAGCAGATCATCGCTTATGAGAGCGGGGTCGCCTCCACCGTAGATCCCCTGGGAGGCAGCTATTGCATCGAAAGCCTGACCACACGCATAGAGGAGGCGGCCGAGGACTACATCCGCAGGATCGACGACATGGGCGGGGCGGTGAAGGCTATCGAAGGGGGCTTCATCCAGAAGGAGATCCACGAAGCGGCGTACCGCTACCAGATGGAAGTGGAACGCAGGGAACGCATCGTGGTGGGGGTCAATGCCTTCCAGGAAGAGGAGGAGCCACCTGCGGGTCTGCTGGAGGTGGACCCCGGGGTGGCCGAGCGGCAGCGCGCCAAGCTGGAGCGCCTGCGCAGGGAGCGCGACGAAGACGCCTGCCACCGTGCCCTGGACGACCTGGAGCGGGCGGCGCGGGGGACGGCCAACCTGGTTCCTCCCGTGCTGGAAGCGGTGCGGGCCCGCTGCACCCTGGGCGAGATATGCGACACCTTGCGGAGGGTATTCGGCGAGTACCGGGCCCCGGGCGAGATCTAG
- a CDS encoding Glu/Leu/Phe/Val dehydrogenase: MTQETLNPYHIVQKQIKEAVEALGVEPAAYEILKQPMRFLEVSIPVRMDDGSLKVFTGYRSQHNDALGPTKGGIRYHPGVYADEVRALSMWMTFKCALLGLPYGGGKGAIACNPKEMSKGELERLSRGFIRAIAQIVGPEKDIPAPDVYTNPQIMAWMVDEFSQLRGYNNFGLITGKPLIIGGSLGRSEATGRGCVIVALEAARMLGIPVKGARVVVQGYGNAGSVAARLMQEAGARVIAVNDSKGGAYNPDGIDPVAVDEYKARTGTVKGAPGTRDISNADLLALECDILIPAALENQITSQNAGQVKAKIVSEAANGPTTPEGDEILAGRGVLVIPDILASAGGVTVSYFEWVQNLQNFYWTEEEVNARLEQMMKRSFAAVYRMHQEKNVPMRQAAFMVAVDRVVQAMRVRGWLG; encoded by the coding sequence GTGACACAGGAAACTCTGAATCCGTACCACATAGTGCAAAAGCAGATCAAGGAAGCGGTGGAGGCCCTGGGGGTCGAGCCGGCTGCCTATGAGATCCTCAAGCAGCCCATGCGTTTCCTGGAGGTTTCCATTCCGGTGCGCATGGATGACGGCAGCCTCAAGGTGTTCACGGGGTACCGGTCTCAGCACAACGACGCCCTGGGACCGACCAAGGGGGGAATCCGCTACCACCCCGGCGTGTACGCCGACGAGGTCAGGGCCCTCTCCATGTGGATGACGTTCAAGTGTGCGCTCCTCGGGTTGCCGTACGGAGGGGGCAAGGGTGCCATCGCCTGCAACCCCAAGGAGATGTCAAAGGGAGAACTGGAGCGGCTGAGCCGGGGATTCATCCGGGCTATCGCCCAGATCGTGGGGCCGGAGAAGGACATCCCTGCCCCCGACGTCTACACCAACCCCCAGATCATGGCCTGGATGGTAGACGAGTTCAGCCAGTTGCGGGGGTACAATAACTTCGGCCTGATCACGGGCAAACCCCTGATCATCGGCGGCTCGCTGGGCCGGAGCGAGGCCACCGGGCGGGGCTGCGTCATCGTGGCCCTGGAAGCGGCCCGCATGCTGGGGATCCCCGTCAAGGGAGCCCGCGTGGTGGTGCAGGGGTACGGTAACGCCGGCAGCGTGGCGGCCCGTCTCATGCAGGAAGCCGGTGCCAGGGTAATTGCGGTGAACGACTCCAAGGGAGGGGCATACAACCCAGACGGGATCGACCCCGTGGCGGTGGATGAGTACAAGGCCCGCACGGGCACGGTGAAGGGTGCCCCGGGCACGCGGGACATTTCCAACGCCGACCTCCTGGCCCTGGAGTGCGATATCCTGATCCCGGCGGCACTGGAGAACCAGATCACCAGCCAGAACGCCGGTCAGGTGAAGGCCAAGATCGTGTCCGAGGCGGCCAACGGTCCGACCACCCCGGAGGGAGACGAGATCCTGGCCGGCCGCGGCGTCCTGGTCATCCCCGACATCCTGGCCTCGGCGGGAGGGGTGACGGTTTCCTACTTCGAGTGGGTGCAGAACCTGCAGAACTTCTACTGGACCGAGGAGGAAGTGAACGCCCGCCTGGAGCAGATGATGAAGCGCTCCTTCGCGGCCGTGTACCGCATGCACCAGGAGAAGAATGTGCCCATGCGCCAGGCCGCCTTCATGGTGGCGGTGGACCGGGTGGTCCAGGCCATGCGGGTGAGAGGCTGGCTGGGCTAG
- a CDS encoding 2-oxoacid:acceptor oxidoreductase family protein, with protein MRGERWEARLAGAGGQGLITAGIILAEAAVLAGRNAVQTQSYGPESRGGASRAEVVISDGEIDYPKVIRPDVLLVMTPEACRRYLGGLKEGGLLVADQDLVADIPPGPYRVVRVPITRIAREEAGREIVANIVALGVLVALTEVVSEEVLERAVLARVPKGTEELNRKALRAGLAAGRSVGAAQDVR; from the coding sequence ATGAGAGGTGAAAGGTGGGAGGCCCGTCTGGCCGGGGCCGGGGGGCAGGGCCTGATCACGGCCGGCATCATCCTGGCCGAGGCGGCCGTGCTGGCCGGGCGCAACGCGGTGCAAACCCAGTCCTACGGACCGGAGTCCCGCGGGGGGGCCTCGCGGGCGGAAGTGGTGATTTCGGATGGGGAGATCGACTACCCCAAGGTGATCCGCCCCGACGTGCTTTTGGTGATGACGCCGGAGGCATGCCGGCGGTACCTGGGGGGGCTGAAGGAAGGCGGTCTGCTGGTGGCGGACCAGGACCTGGTGGCTGACATCCCGCCCGGGCCCTACCGGGTGGTGCGGGTGCCCATCACCCGCATTGCTCGCGAAGAGGCGGGGCGGGAGATAGTTGCCAACATCGTGGCCCTGGGAGTGCTGGTGGCCCTAACGGAGGTGGTTTCCGAGGAGGTACTGGAACGGGCGGTATTGGCGCGGGTTCCTAAAGGCACGGAGGAATTGAACCGGAAAGCCCTGCGTGCCGGGCTGGCCGCGGGCAGGAGTGTGGGCGCAGCCCAAGATGTCCGATGA
- a CDS encoding 2-oxoacid:ferredoxin oxidoreductase subunit beta encodes MEGLRFLRSEHLPHLWCAGCGHGIVLGAVIRAMLRVGVDQDRTVVVSGIGCSSRAVGYLNMDTLHTTHGRALAFATGIKLARPDLRVVVLAGDGDLAAIGGNHLIHAARRNMGITCVCFNNGIYGMTSGQYSPLTPQGFRTATAPYGHLERDFDLCRLVEAAGATYVARSTTYHVQQTIEYVARALTHDGFSFVEVLTQCPTYFGRRNRMADPVKMLEWFRQRAVTVAQAGRMKPEDLRGRVVIGEFHRTEDVSEYTRSYQALISRLSGEGDRDER; translated from the coding sequence TTGGAGGGTCTGCGCTTCTTACGATCGGAGCACCTGCCCCACCTCTGGTGTGCCGGCTGTGGCCACGGTATCGTCCTGGGAGCGGTGATCCGGGCCATGTTGCGGGTGGGGGTGGACCAGGACCGCACCGTGGTGGTGTCGGGTATCGGTTGCTCTTCCCGGGCGGTGGGATACCTGAACATGGATACCCTGCACACCACCCACGGGCGCGCCCTGGCATTTGCCACGGGTATCAAGCTGGCCCGGCCCGACCTGCGGGTGGTGGTGCTGGCCGGAGACGGTGACCTGGCCGCCATCGGGGGAAACCACCTTATCCATGCCGCCCGGCGGAACATGGGGATCACGTGTGTGTGCTTCAACAACGGGATATACGGCATGACCAGCGGTCAGTACTCCCCGCTCACGCCGCAGGGGTTCCGCACCGCCACCGCGCCGTACGGCCACCTGGAGCGCGACTTCGACCTCTGCCGCCTGGTAGAGGCAGCCGGGGCGACATACGTGGCCCGCAGCACCACCTACCACGTGCAACAGACCATCGAGTATGTGGCACGGGCTCTGACGCACGACGGTTTCTCTTTCGTGGAAGTGCTCACCCAGTGTCCCACTTATTTTGGGCGGCGCAACCGCATGGCTGATCCCGTGAAGATGCTGGAGTGGTTCCGCCAGCGGGCGGTGACGGTGGCGCAGGCCGGGCGCATGAAGCCGGAGGATCTGCGCGGGCGGGTGGTCATCGGTGAGTTCCACCGCACCGAGGACGTATCCGAGTACACCCGTTCTTACCAGGCTCTGATCTCTCGCCTGAGCGGAGAAGGTGACCGTGATGAGAGGTGA
- a CDS encoding 2-oxoacid:acceptor oxidoreductase subunit alpha, with translation MSQPRLMQGNEACVEGALEAGLRFFAGYPITPSTEIAEMLAERLPRVGGVFIQMEDEIASMAAVIGASLAGVRAMTATSGPGFSLKQENLGYAAITETPCVVVNVQRVGPSTGMPTSPAQGDVMQARWGTHGDHPVVVLSPSSVVETYVLTVKAFAIADELRVPVVLLSDEVTAHMRERVVLPDPGTLPRGERPRAGRAPSDVPPMVHFGEGKRVLVTGLYHDPSGFWTENPEEADRLIRRLCGKVESRREQLTMVDRWYLDDARVAVIAYGCVARSALRAVRMARERGHRVGMLRLACLWPFPRHEVTAVAGRVEAIVVPEMNLGQLAGEVERAACGRCRVVGYQRVDSELIRPEELLPVLEEV, from the coding sequence ATGTCCCAGCCCCGGCTGATGCAGGGTAACGAGGCGTGCGTGGAAGGGGCCCTGGAGGCTGGGCTGCGCTTCTTCGCCGGGTACCCCATCACCCCCTCGACCGAGATCGCGGAGATGCTGGCGGAACGCCTGCCCCGGGTGGGAGGCGTTTTCATCCAGATGGAGGACGAGATCGCCAGCATGGCGGCGGTGATCGGAGCATCCCTGGCCGGGGTGCGGGCCATGACTGCCACGTCGGGCCCCGGCTTTTCCCTCAAGCAGGAGAACCTGGGCTACGCGGCTATCACCGAGACTCCCTGCGTGGTGGTGAACGTGCAGCGGGTGGGGCCGTCTACGGGGATGCCCACCTCGCCCGCCCAGGGAGACGTGATGCAGGCCCGCTGGGGAACCCACGGCGACCACCCGGTGGTGGTTCTTTCCCCTTCCTCGGTAGTCGAGACGTACGTACTTACGGTGAAAGCATTCGCCATCGCGGATGAACTGCGGGTGCCCGTCGTCCTGCTCTCTGACGAGGTTACGGCCCACATGCGGGAGCGGGTGGTACTGCCCGATCCGGGCACGCTCCCCCGCGGGGAGCGTCCGCGGGCGGGCCGGGCGCCTTCCGATGTTCCGCCCATGGTGCACTTCGGGGAAGGCAAGAGGGTGCTGGTCACCGGGCTGTACCACGACCCCTCCGGTTTCTGGACGGAGAATCCCGAGGAGGCCGATCGCCTGATCAGGCGGCTGTGTGGCAAGGTGGAGAGCCGCCGGGAACAACTCACCATGGTGGACCGCTGGTACCTGGACGATGCCCGCGTGGCGGTGATTGCGTACGGTTGTGTGGCCCGTTCCGCCCTGCGGGCGGTGCGGATGGCCCGGGAGCGGGGCCACCGGGTGGGGATGCTGCGCCTGGCCTGCCTGTGGCCCTTCCCCCGCCATGAGGTGACGGCGGTGGCCGGCCGGGTGGAGGCCATCGTGGTGCCGGAGATGAACCTGGGCCAGCTCGCGGGCGAGGTGGAACGGGCTGCCTGTGGTCGCTGCCGGGTGGTCGGATACCAGCGGGTGGATTCGGAACTCATCCGGCCCGAGGAGTTGCTGCCGGTGCTTGAGGAGGTGTAG
- a CDS encoding 4Fe-4S binding protein, whose amino-acid sequence MARKRASEIKVNEAWCKRCGICIAFCPTKVLEAGAQGIPRVANLEACTVCLLCELRCPDFAIEVEEAREEARHVPAPADAG is encoded by the coding sequence ATGGCCAGGAAAAGGGCAAGCGAGATCAAGGTCAATGAGGCCTGGTGCAAGCGGTGCGGGATCTGTATTGCCTTCTGCCCCACAAAGGTGCTGGAGGCGGGTGCGCAGGGTATCCCCCGGGTGGCGAACCTGGAGGCATGCACCGTTTGCCTGCTGTGCGAACTGCGGTGCCCCGATTTCGCCATCGAGGTGGAGGAAGCCCGAGAGGAGGCGCGGCATGTCCCAGCCCCGGCTGATGCAGGGTAA
- a CDS encoding GntR family transcriptional regulator, with translation MRQWSKADFHLDRSEGVPLYLQLKRHLEHLVRTGSLAPGDRLPTEREMARHLGLSRNTVSLAYRQLEAEGLIRCRQGSGTYVARGEEAWRSGGRRDRLARLIDVCLEEAVNLGFDLDEFVSLAQARARERKEHLRRVRIAFVECNREQVDYFARQIHREMHLGPAVAVLPVLLDEWKSQPDVMARDVAGVEMVVTTFFHLQEVRSMLGDTGKQILGIGLDPDLSSIVRVARLPRGKRVGLVCISQAFADTVAQSLAAAGIDHIQLVTTTTRDAGELAAFLAGVGAVIVSPGRRKEVERLLPRRIEVIEFVYRPDAGSLNLLRTALLDARRPA, from the coding sequence GTGAGGCAGTGGAGCAAAGCCGATTTTCACCTGGACCGCTCCGAGGGTGTTCCCCTGTACCTGCAACTGAAGAGGCACCTGGAACACCTGGTGCGGACGGGAAGCCTGGCACCCGGGGACCGCCTGCCCACGGAGCGGGAGATGGCCCGCCACCTGGGGCTGAGCCGTAACACGGTGAGCCTGGCCTACCGCCAGCTCGAGGCAGAAGGGCTCATCAGGTGCCGGCAGGGGAGCGGCACCTACGTGGCCCGGGGGGAAGAGGCCTGGCGCAGCGGTGGGCGTCGCGATCGGCTTGCCCGCCTGATCGACGTGTGCCTGGAAGAAGCGGTCAACCTGGGCTTTGACCTGGACGAGTTCGTTTCCCTCGCCCAGGCTCGCGCCCGCGAGCGGAAGGAGCACCTGCGCCGGGTGCGCATAGCCTTCGTGGAGTGCAACCGCGAGCAGGTGGACTACTTCGCCCGCCAGATTCACCGGGAGATGCACCTGGGGCCCGCGGTGGCGGTTCTGCCCGTCCTGCTGGACGAGTGGAAGAGCCAACCCGACGTCATGGCGCGCGACGTGGCGGGCGTGGAGATGGTGGTGACCACCTTCTTCCACCTGCAGGAGGTGCGGTCCATGCTGGGTGACACGGGGAAGCAAATCCTGGGCATAGGCCTCGACCCCGACCTGAGCAGCATCGTGAGGGTTGCCCGGCTCCCGCGGGGGAAGAGGGTCGGGCTGGTGTGTATTTCCCAGGCATTTGCCGACACAGTGGCGCAATCCCTGGCGGCGGCAGGGATCGACCATATACAGCTCGTCACCACTACCACGCGCGACGCCGGCGAGTTGGCCGCTTTTCTCGCCGGGGTCGGAGCGGTCATCGTTTCTCCGGGTCGCCGCAAGGAAGTGGAAAGGTTGCTGCCCCGGCGGATCGAGGTGATCGAGTTCGTCTACCGGCCGGACGCGGGTTCCCTGAACCTGCTGCGGACGGCGCTGCTGGATGCCCGGCGCCCGGCCTGA
- the yajC gene encoding preprotein translocase subunit YajC has product MNQQVVGILWIVLMFGLMWFLLIRPQQVQQRRRQQMIASIRAGDRIVTAGGIVGTVTAVRENSFLVRIADRVEVELQRSGVGYVLSSTGQDKEKEREKDKE; this is encoded by the coding sequence GTGAATCAGCAGGTGGTGGGTATCCTGTGGATCGTGCTGATGTTCGGTCTCATGTGGTTTCTCCTCATTCGGCCCCAGCAGGTTCAGCAGAGGCGCAGGCAGCAGATGATCGCCTCTATCAGGGCGGGTGACCGCATCGTGACCGCCGGGGGCATCGTGGGGACCGTAACAGCCGTGCGGGAAAACTCCTTCCTGGTTCGCATCGCCGACCGGGTGGAAGTGGAGCTGCAGCGTAGCGGCGTGGGTTACGTCCTTTCCTCTACCGGTCAGGACAAGGAGAAGGAAAGAGAAAAGGACAAGGAGTGA